The window GCTCAACCACGTCTTGCAGCGTCTCGCGCAAGATGCGGCCCAGGTCGGCGCGCTCCAGCGTACGCGCGTCGATCCGGTTGAGTACGGTCAGCAGCCGGCTGCCGACCAGCGGCGCGTCCTCGGCGTTGGGCAATTGCGGGCGGCGTTTGGGGCTCATTTAAGCAGATCCGCCAGCAAGGCCTTTTGCACGTGCAGCCTGTTTTCAGCCTCGTCGAACACCGCGGACTGCGGCCCCTCGATGACTGCCTCGCTGACCTCCATTTCGCGATAGGCCGGCAGGCAGTGCAGGAATATCGCCTGGGGCTTGGCCAGCGCCATCAGCGCCTCGTCGACCATGAAGCCCTTGAAAGCCTTGATGCGCTTGGGATCTTTTTTCATGCCCATGCTCACCCAGGTGTCGGTGGCCACCACGTCGGCGTCGCGCGCGGCCTCGTGCGGATCGCGCGTGAGCAGCAGTTTGCCCGGACGATCGGCCTGGGCGCGTTCGAGGATCGCGCGATCCGGATCAAAGCCGCGGGGCACGGCCATCCGCAGTTCGAAACCAAGCCGCGCAGCCGCGTTGATCCAGGAGTTGGTCATGTTGTTGCCGTCGCCGATCCAGGCCACGACCGGTTTGCGGATCGAGCGCAGCCGCTGCTTGATCGTCATCAGGTCGGCCAACACCTGGCAGGGATGCAGCAAATCGGACAGGCCGTTGATTATCGGCACGCTGGAGTATTGGGCAAACTGCTCGAGCACGCTGTGCTCGAAGGTGCGGATCATGATCCCGTCCACCATGCGCGAGAGCACGCGCGCGGTGTCCTTGATCGGCTCGCCTCGTCCAAGTTGTGTGTGCTCCGGCGCCAGGAACAGCGCGTGACCGCCCAGTTGGGTCATCGCCACCTCGAAGCTGACCCGCGTGCGCGTCGAGGGCTTCTCGAAGATCATCGCCAGGCTCTTATCGGCCAGCGCGCGGCTGCGTTTGCCCGCGCAAAGTTCGGCCTTGCCCTTGATCGCCGTGTTGATCAAGCGTTCGATCTGTGTGCCGCTGAGGTCGTACAGCGAGAGGAGGTGTTTCATCGCAATCCTCTAGAGAATATAGCGGGAGAGGTCCTGGTCCTTGAGGATCGGCGCCAAGCGTTCGCGCACCATCTGGCCATCGACCACGAACTTGGCGTTGCCCATCTCCGGCGCGTCGAAGCTCAGCTGTTCGAGCAATTTTTCGAGCACGGTATGCAAACGGCGCGCGCCGATATTCTCGGTGCTGAGGTTGACCTCGGTGGCGATGCGCGCGATCTGGCGGATCGCATCATCCTCAAACTCGAGGGTCACGTCCTCAGTGGCCAGCAGCGCGATGTATTGCTTGATCAGCGCATTGTCCGGTTTGGTCAGGATCTGTACAAAGGCTTCCTCGTCGAGGGTCTGCAGCTCGACGCGGATCGGGAAGCGCCCCTGCAGCTCGGGGATCAGGTCCGAGGGCTTGGCCACGTTGAACGCGCCCGCGGCCACGAAAAGGATGTGGTCGGTTTTAACCATCCCGTACTTGGTGTTGACCGTCGAGCCCTCGATGATCGGCAGCAGGTCGCGCTGTACGCCCTCGCGGCTGACGTCGGGCCCCTGCATTCGGCCGCCTCCGGCCACCTTGTCCAGCTCGTCGACGAAGATGATCCCCGCGTTCTCCACGCGTTCGCGCGCCATGCTCACCACGCGCTCCATGTCGACCAGCTTGGACGCCTCCTCGGCCTGCAGCAGTTGCAGCGCGTCCTTGACGTGCACCTTGCGGCGCTTGGTGCGGCGCGGAAGGATGTTGCCCAGCATGTCGCGGATGTTGATCCCCATGTCCTCCATTCCCGAGGCCCCGAGGATTTCGATCATCGGCATGTTCGACTTGTCCGGCGCGTCGAGCTCGACCTCGCGCTCGTCCATCCGCCCCTCGTGCAGCCAAATGCGGAACTTCTCGCGTGTGGCCTGACGCTCGGCCTCGCTCGGGTCGTGCCCCGGCTCGGGCTCGGGAGGCGCGGCCGAACCGCGGCGGCTTACCGGCGGCAGCAGTAGGTCGAGCACGCGCTCCTCGGCCTGAGCCGCGGCCTTCTCCTGGACCTGCGCGGTCTGCTCGGAGCGCAGCATGCTCACCGCGATCTCCATCAGATCGCGCACCATGCTCTCCACGTCGCGTCCCACGTAGCCGACCTCGGTGAACTTGCTGGCCTCGACCTTGATGAACGGCGCGCCGGAGAGTTTGGCCAGCCGCCGGGCGATCTCGGTTTTGCCCACGCCGGTGGGGCCGATCATGATGATG of the Candidatus Alcyoniella australis genome contains:
- the hslU gene encoding ATP-dependent protease ATPase subunit HslU, yielding MIDSLTPRQIVEELDRYIIGQNDAKRAVAVALRNRVRRQMVPAELREEIAPKNIIMIGPTGVGKTEIARRLAKLSGAPFIKVEASKFTEVGYVGRDVESMVRDLMEIAVSMLRSEQTAQVQEKAAAQAEERVLDLLLPPVSRRGSAAPPEPEPGHDPSEAERQATREKFRIWLHEGRMDEREVELDAPDKSNMPMIEILGASGMEDMGINIRDMLGNILPRRTKRRKVHVKDALQLLQAEEASKLVDMERVVSMARERVENAGIIFVDELDKVAGGGRMQGPDVSREGVQRDLLPIIEGSTVNTKYGMVKTDHILFVAAGAFNVAKPSDLIPELQGRFPIRVELQTLDEEAFVQILTKPDNALIKQYIALLATEDVTLEFEDDAIRQIARIATEVNLSTENIGARRLHTVLEKLLEQLSFDAPEMGNAKFVVDGQMVRERLAPILKDQDLSRYIL
- the argF gene encoding ornithine carbamoyltransferase, whose translation is MKHLLSLYDLSGTQIERLINTAIKGKAELCAGKRSRALADKSLAMIFEKPSTRTRVSFEVAMTQLGGHALFLAPEHTQLGRGEPIKDTARVLSRMVDGIMIRTFEHSVLEQFAQYSSVPIINGLSDLLHPCQVLADLMTIKQRLRSIRKPVVAWIGDGNNMTNSWINAAARLGFELRMAVPRGFDPDRAILERAQADRPGKLLLTRDPHEAARDADVVATDTWVSMGMKKDPKRIKAFKGFMVDEALMALAKPQAIFLHCLPAYREMEVSEAVIEGPQSAVFDEAENRLHVQKALLADLLK